In Candidatus Anaeroferrophillus wilburensis, one DNA window encodes the following:
- a CDS encoding tetratricopeptide repeat protein → MSQSTGFFSKVKNIFSKQQKSSRQSAAPTVEEYRRQIQGNPKNFRIRIKLADQLLSGKMTDEALTEYNTAAKHYVDHGFAPMAIALYKKITKIDPDHLDANLSLARIYQRENLYADAITYYQQAFEYYQKKRQPEKALGILEKIIDIAPDKEKFRSMLHNLFPEFQEAEKSIYSDIIVADETGKSRAAATVSDQDGDFFDLGAELSDDVSTLSDSLDSHQPGGNVRDDIGVEQIFQILKETFKEGREQSASEDVDQQKFHYNMALAYKELGMPEQALEESKVALNFTAFRIPTLLLRGRLYHEQGNMQESLSQFQQGLRERGLTRKDFMVFKYEMGLIFKELEDSSRALEAFREAASVDPNYEQVAQKIAALEADHA, encoded by the coding sequence TTGTCACAATCAACAGGTTTTTTCAGCAAAGTAAAAAATATTTTTTCAAAACAGCAGAAAAGCAGTCGTCAGAGCGCTGCTCCGACAGTTGAAGAATACCGCCGGCAGATCCAGGGAAACCCGAAGAACTTCCGGATCCGTATTAAACTGGCTGATCAACTGCTCTCTGGAAAGATGACCGATGAGGCGCTGACGGAGTATAATACTGCGGCCAAGCATTACGTCGACCACGGGTTTGCCCCGATGGCCATCGCCCTCTACAAAAAAATAACCAAGATCGACCCCGACCATCTGGATGCCAATCTCAGTCTGGCCCGCATCTATCAACGGGAAAACCTCTATGCTGATGCAATAACCTATTATCAGCAGGCCTTTGAATATTATCAGAAAAAACGGCAGCCTGAAAAAGCTCTGGGCATTCTGGAAAAGATTATCGATATTGCCCCTGACAAGGAAAAATTCCGCAGCATGCTGCATAATCTTTTTCCTGAGTTCCAGGAGGCGGAAAAAAGCATCTATTCCGATATTATCGTTGCCGATGAAACGGGAAAATCCCGGGCCGCGGCAACGGTATCGGATCAGGATGGTGATTTTTTTGACCTTGGGGCAGAGCTGTCGGACGATGTATCAACGTTGTCCGATAGTTTGGATAGCCATCAGCCTGGGGGGAACGTTCGTGACGATATCGGCGTTGAACAGATTTTCCAAATCTTGAAAGAAACATTTAAAGAAGGACGGGAGCAGTCTGCCAGTGAAGATGTTGATCAGCAGAAATTTCATTATAATATGGCCCTCGCCTACAAAGAGCTGGGGATGCCGGAGCAGGCCCTTGAAGAAAGCAAGGTGGCACTGAATTTCACCGCTTTCAGGATTCCGACTCTGCTGTTGCGTGGCCGGCTTTACCATGAACAGGGCAATATGCAGGAATCGTTGTCCCAGTTTCAGCAGGGTTTGCGGGAACGTGGACTGACCAGAAAGGATTTCATGGTTTTCAAGTATGAGATGGGCCTGATTTTCAAAGAACTGGAGGATTCCTCCCGGGCTTTGGAAGCATTTCGCGAAGCCGCTTCGGTGGATCCAAATTATGAACAGGTGGCTCAAAAGATCGCCGCCCTGGAAGCTGACCATGCTTAA
- a CDS encoding GTPase yields the protein MAIFNYQKKEIGAKIVYYGPALCGKTTNVQYIHVKLNPKQRGDLVSLATDADRTLFFDFLPIELENIGGFKTRFHIYTVPGQVYYNSTRKAVLTGADGIIFVADSRRSMAQENIESLQNLKDNLTYYNRDIDSLPLIFQYNKRDMPDILSVAELNAQLNPKGLPCFESVAVKGSGVLPALTSCCKMVLQNLKTKGSATAKTAPDFPPKPSIDVQEQKAATPTLSSMSAPPHLESPMQAAMSSQLPNMGLQPPGVRLSPAGGFKPEVVRVGKVILNDPYTITVPLQVAVNENRNQLLSVDISLTINHLLNEE from the coding sequence ATGGCCATTTTCAACTATCAGAAAAAGGAGATCGGGGCAAAAATCGTTTATTACGGTCCGGCGTTATGTGGTAAAACCACCAATGTTCAATATATCCATGTGAAGCTTAATCCGAAACAGCGCGGCGATCTTGTTTCCCTGGCAACCGATGCCGACCGGACGCTGTTTTTTGATTTTTTGCCTATTGAACTGGAAAATATCGGCGGTTTCAAAACCCGATTCCATATCTATACCGTCCCCGGACAGGTGTATTACAATTCAACTAGGAAAGCGGTGCTGACCGGTGCCGATGGGATTATTTTTGTTGCCGACTCTCGACGGTCGATGGCCCAGGAAAATATTGAAAGTCTGCAAAACCTTAAGGATAACCTGACCTATTACAATCGCGACATTGACTCCCTGCCCTTGATCTTCCAGTATAACAAGCGGGATATGCCTGACATCCTCAGTGTTGCCGAACTCAATGCCCAGCTTAATCCCAAAGGACTACCCTGCTTCGAATCGGTGGCGGTAAAAGGCAGTGGTGTGTTGCCCGCCCTGACCAGCTGCTGCAAAATGGTTTTGCAAAACTTGAAAACCAAGGGTTCTGCGACCGCAAAAACAGCACCGGATTTTCCGCCAAAACCGTCAATCGATGTTCAAGAACAGAAGGCAGCCACACCGACTCTCAGCAGCATGAGCGCCCCCCCCCATCTGGAATCCCCGATGCAGGCGGCCATGTCATCACAGCTCCCCAACATGGGTTTGCAGCCACCTGGCGTCCGGCTGTCACCGGCTGGCGGATTCAAGCCTGAAGTCGTCCGGGTCGGCAAGGTTATCCTTAACGATCCGTATACGATTACCGTTCCCCTGCAAGTTGCAGTCAATGAGAATCGAAACCAGCTGTTATCGGTTGACATCTCATTAACGATTAACCACCTTCTTAATGAAGAATGA
- the larC gene encoding nickel pincer cofactor biosynthesis protein LarC, with protein MMTERILFIDCFSGASGDMLLGAFLDLGFPAEMLRATLKPFGLDTTFRLQIEKAARHGIGGCQLSFPLIAGEQAAIPHRTFADICHLIESAPIEPVVKSLSIKIFALLAEAESRVHQIALEKVHFHEVGSIDSLADILGIAAAVEWCGADRILAPAIPLGTGLTTCQHGHLPVPVPAVVALLQGVPVRQTAIPAELVTPTGAAVLKSIVDEFEPSGRLTWTIDAVGYGVGSRNLAQQPNLLRLMLGSRTMGHQVEESSYASETVVGLETSIDDMTPEQISYLQGKLFAAGALDVVVQQVMMKKNRPGITLQVLAMPSDESPLIGCLFRHSSTLGIKKMPITRYVLERSQQTVTTALGPVRVKTGCDQTGAMFTVKPEFDDLAALADKHDLTLSAVEAQVMNSLAESSAEQQRAQPVNCSQPSGQS; from the coding sequence ATGATGACAGAGCGAATCCTCTTTATTGACTGTTTTTCCGGCGCCAGCGGCGATATGCTGCTTGGGGCGTTTCTGGATCTTGGTTTTCCGGCCGAGATGCTGCGCGCAACCTTGAAGCCTTTCGGCCTGGACACCACTTTCCGGCTGCAGATTGAAAAGGCAGCTCGCCATGGCATCGGTGGCTGCCAGCTCAGCTTCCCACTGATCGCCGGTGAGCAGGCAGCCATTCCCCATCGCACATTTGCTGACATCTGCCATCTCATAGAATCAGCGCCCATTGAGCCGGTTGTTAAAAGCCTGAGTATAAAGATCTTTGCCTTGCTGGCTGAAGCTGAAAGCAGGGTTCACCAGATTGCTCTTGAGAAGGTCCACTTTCATGAGGTTGGCAGTATTGATTCGCTGGCTGATATTCTTGGCATTGCCGCTGCCGTGGAATGGTGCGGTGCCGACCGGATTCTTGCTCCGGCCATTCCACTGGGAACCGGTTTGACGACCTGCCAGCATGGTCATCTGCCGGTGCCGGTGCCGGCGGTGGTTGCCCTGCTGCAAGGAGTGCCGGTCAGGCAGACTGCTATTCCTGCTGAACTGGTAACGCCGACGGGGGCGGCGGTGCTCAAATCCATCGTTGATGAATTTGAGCCGAGCGGCAGACTGACTTGGACTATAGACGCGGTGGGTTATGGCGTCGGTTCCAGGAATTTAGCCCAGCAGCCCAATCTTCTGCGGCTGATGCTCGGCAGCCGGACTATGGGCCACCAGGTCGAAGAGTCCTCCTACGCCAGCGAAACCGTTGTTGGTCTTGAAACATCCATTGACGATATGACCCCTGAGCAGATCAGCTATCTGCAGGGAAAGCTGTTTGCCGCCGGTGCCCTGGATGTGGTTGTTCAGCAGGTGATGATGAAAAAAAATCGTCCCGGAATCACTCTCCAGGTGCTGGCTATGCCCTCTGATGAATCACCTCTGATTGGCTGCCTGTTCCGTCATAGCTCGACCTTGGGAATCAAAAAAATGCCAATCACCCGCTATGTTCTGGAGCGCAGTCAGCAAACAGTCACTACCGCACTGGGACCGGTGCGGGTAAAAACCGGCTGTGACCAGACAGGAGCAATGTTCACCGTCAAACCGGAGTTCGATGATCTGGCAGCCCTGGCAGACAAGCATGATCTTACCTTGTCTGCGGTTGAAGCACAGGTAATGAATTCATTGGCGGAAAGCTCGGCAGAGCAACAGCGTGCACAACCGGTAAACTGCAGCCAACCATCGGGGCAATCATGA
- a CDS encoding NAD-dependent deacylase, whose amino-acid sequence MKRVLPTDRIAAAAAQLRKAKRVVALTGAGISVDSGIPAFRGSQGLWEHYDPQEYAHIDAFISNPRKVWRMLAEMLALVYDARPNPAHLALSAMEANGLLQAVVTQNVDGLHQAAGSKRVVEFHGNTRNLTCLSCNHREAIASFAELNIPPLCPRCQMVMKPDVVFFGEAIPPAAQSSAVLAASQADLMLVIGTSAVVYPVADLPWVTKRNGGTIVEINLEPSPLTKTVADVVLLGSASDIMPALVAGLA is encoded by the coding sequence ATGAAAAGGGTGCTTCCCACTGATCGGATTGCGGCGGCGGCAGCACAGCTGCGGAAAGCAAAACGGGTTGTAGCATTAACGGGGGCCGGTATCTCGGTTGACAGCGGCATCCCGGCTTTCAGGGGCAGCCAGGGACTTTGGGAACACTATGATCCGCAGGAATATGCCCATATTGACGCTTTCATCAGCAATCCCCGGAAGGTATGGCGCATGCTGGCGGAGATGCTCGCATTGGTCTACGACGCCAGGCCGAACCCGGCCCATCTGGCGCTGTCAGCAATGGAGGCTAACGGCCTGCTGCAGGCTGTTGTTACCCAGAACGTCGATGGTCTGCATCAGGCTGCCGGCAGTAAACGGGTGGTTGAATTTCATGGCAACACCCGCAATTTGACCTGTTTGTCCTGCAACCATCGGGAAGCGATCGCCAGTTTTGCTGAGCTGAATATCCCTCCCCTTTGCCCTCGCTGCCAGATGGTCATGAAGCCGGATGTCGTCTTTTTCGGTGAGGCGATCCCGCCGGCAGCACAAAGCAGCGCCGTGCTGGCCGCCAGCCAGGCAGATCTGATGCTGGTTATCGGCACTTCGGCCGTGGTGTATCCAGTAGCCGATCTTCCCTGGGTAACAAAACGGAATGGCGGCACCATCGTGGAAATCAACCTTGAGCCGTCACCACTGACAAAAACTGTCGCCGATGTTGTCTTATTGGGATCAGCAAGCGATATCATGCCGGCCCTGGTTGCCGGTCTGGCATGA
- the tilS gene encoding tRNA lysidine(34) synthetase TilS: MLCTRISESCRQQIPAFPTTPLFLAVSGGLDSMVLLQVMRELGRRMPLDCTVVHFNHHLRGTQSDDDERFVARMCRVHNLPLIMGQGRTIRRDRRQLGLSLEDAARQARYAFFFRCLEARPDSWLLTAHTANDQAETVIMNLLRGSGLRGLKGIPTTRQHIARPMLGITREEVERYAREQQVDFVEDRSNASLEFTRNRIRHQVMPVLRAAAGGSHLDRQLATMAAGLADDLAIIDRLVQTFFDRWVAAGGNSLTIDRQQLQQQDCGLIPHILERVIYQAGGKKQLQQRTMATLVNLIMKKNPKTVTLFHLDKSLTMEIHRQSLVFASSVREAMPTAGFSLSIPGPGSYVLPGSRGRLTIKSLERRRVDLQQLASPATDHEFADAADIQFPLLVRSWEAGDFFYPLGMQGKRKKVKIFFTDAKIALDKKKDVPLLCQRDAIIWIVGHRLDNRFAIRPATATCLEMIYEKGASH, encoded by the coding sequence ATGCTGTGCACCCGGATCAGTGAATCCTGCCGGCAGCAGATTCCGGCGTTTCCCACCACCCCCCTTTTCCTGGCGGTATCCGGCGGCCTTGATTCAATGGTTCTGCTGCAGGTGATGAGGGAGCTTGGCCGGCGGATGCCGCTGGATTGCACGGTTGTTCATTTTAACCATCATCTGCGCGGCACCCAATCAGATGACGATGAACGGTTTGTAGCCCGCATGTGCCGGGTTCATAATCTCCCGCTGATTATGGGGCAGGGAAGGACCATTCGCCGAGACCGGCGGCAACTTGGCCTCTCGCTTGAAGATGCCGCCCGTCAGGCCCGTTATGCTTTTTTTTTCCGCTGTCTTGAGGCCCGTCCCGACAGCTGGCTGCTGACCGCCCATACTGCCAATGATCAGGCGGAGACTGTGATCATGAATCTTTTGCGGGGCAGCGGTTTGCGCGGGCTTAAAGGGATTCCGACAACTAGGCAGCATATTGCGCGGCCGATGCTCGGCATCACCAGGGAAGAGGTGGAACGATATGCCAGAGAGCAGCAGGTTGATTTTGTTGAGGATCGCAGCAATGCCTCCCTGGAGTTTACCCGCAACCGCATCAGGCATCAGGTGATGCCGGTTCTTCGGGCAGCGGCCGGCGGGAGCCATCTAGACCGGCAGCTGGCAACAATGGCTGCAGGTTTGGCTGATGATCTGGCGATCATCGATAGGTTGGTGCAAACGTTTTTTGACCGGTGGGTTGCCGCCGGGGGGAACTCTCTGACTATCGACCGTCAGCAATTGCAACAGCAGGACTGTGGTCTCATCCCTCACATCCTGGAACGGGTTATTTACCAGGCCGGTGGAAAAAAGCAGCTTCAGCAACGGACAATGGCAACGCTGGTCAACCTGATCATGAAAAAAAACCCCAAGACGGTAACCTTGTTCCATCTTGATAAATCTTTGACCATGGAAATTCATCGACAGTCGCTGGTATTTGCCAGCAGCGTCAGGGAGGCAATGCCGACTGCCGGCTTTTCCCTGTCAATACCCGGTCCGGGAAGCTATGTGCTGCCCGGCAGCCGGGGCAGGTTAACCATCAAGTCCCTTGAGCGGAGGAGGGTTGATCTGCAGCAACTGGCGTCCCCGGCCACTGACCATGAGTTCGCTGATGCCGCGGACATCCAATTCCCTCTGCTGGTCCGCTCATGGGAAGCGGGAGATTTTTTTTATCCCTTGGGAATGCAGGGCAAACGGAAAAAAGTGAAAATTTTTTTTACTGATGCTAAAATAGCTCTGGATAAGAAAAAGGATGTTCCTCTGTTATGTCAGCGTGACGCCATTATCTGGATTGTCGGCCATCGGCTTGACAACCGTTTTGCCATCAGGCCGGCAACCGCCACCTGTCTGGAGATGATCTATGAAAAGGGTGCTTCCCACTGA
- the mtnP gene encoding S-methyl-5'-thioadenosine phosphorylase, translating into MTTIGIIGGSGLYEMEGLSGIREVSVDTPFGSPSASLVTGQLGEAHLVFLPRHGRGHTILPAEINFRANIYALKQLGVQQILSISAVGSMKEEIRPGEMVIVDQFIDRTSGRPSTFFGDGIVGHIPFADPVCPVLRRQFQESCRALQIPFHARGTYICINGPQFSTRAESRLYRQWGVDVIGMTNMPEARLAREAQICYATLALATDYDCWKEDHDDVSVDAVLEIIHQNVENAKKIIREMAGRATPESDCSCPRALENAVLTNPDHITSAAREKLRFILPA; encoded by the coding sequence ATGACTACCATCGGCATTATCGGTGGCAGCGGCCTCTATGAAATGGAGGGACTGTCAGGAATCAGGGAAGTTTCGGTGGATACCCCTTTTGGCTCGCCATCAGCATCATTGGTTACCGGCCAGCTGGGGGAAGCCCACCTGGTTTTTCTCCCTCGTCATGGCCGGGGGCATACCATTTTACCGGCAGAAATAAATTTTCGCGCCAACATTTATGCCTTGAAACAGCTTGGTGTGCAGCAAATTCTTTCCATCAGTGCCGTTGGCAGCATGAAGGAGGAGATCAGGCCGGGAGAGATGGTTATTGTCGATCAGTTTATCGACCGCACCAGCGGCCGGCCTTCCACTTTTTTCGGTGATGGCATTGTCGGTCATATCCCTTTTGCTGATCCCGTCTGTCCGGTTCTGCGACGGCAGTTTCAAGAGAGCTGCCGGGCATTGCAAATTCCCTTCCATGCCCGGGGAACCTATATCTGCATCAATGGTCCCCAGTTTTCCACCCGGGCGGAATCGCGTCTCTATCGCCAGTGGGGAGTTGATGTCATCGGCATGACCAACATGCCTGAAGCCCGTCTGGCCCGCGAGGCCCAGATCTGCTATGCAACGCTGGCTCTGGCAACCGATTATGACTGCTGGAAGGAAGATCATGACGATGTCAGTGTCGACGCGGTCTTGGAAATCATTCACCAGAATGTGGAAAATGCAAAAAAGATTATCCGGGAGATGGCAGGCAGGGCTACCCCTGAAAGTGATTGTTCCTGCCCCCGGGCCCTGGAGAATGCCGTGTTGACCAACCCCGACCACATAACTTCGGCGGCAAGGGAAAAGCTGCGGTTTATTCTCCCGGCATGA
- a CDS encoding metal-dependent hydrolase, producing MLRITFHGHACFLIETDQVALLTDPYLSDNPLAVIGPASVKADYILLSHGHPDHVGDTVAIAKHCGAAVIAPFELVQLCQRLGVVKTQSMNIGGRLDAGKFAIQMTIAHHSSAYVHESELIYTGSPCGYLMTIGGKTIYFAGDTAVFQDMAAIGSNGIHVALLPIGDLYTMGPEAAREAVELLQPDLVVPMHYNTWEVIKQNPHEFVDSLDRYGCRGVVLHPGESMVLQ from the coding sequence ATGCTCAGAATAACGTTTCATGGCCATGCCTGCTTTCTTATTGAAACAGACCAGGTTGCCCTTTTGACTGATCCTTATCTCAGCGACAATCCCCTGGCCGTAATCGGTCCGGCATCAGTTAAAGCCGATTATATCCTTTTGAGCCATGGACATCCCGACCATGTGGGCGATACGGTTGCCATAGCCAAACACTGCGGGGCTGCGGTTATTGCTCCTTTTGAACTGGTTCAGCTGTGCCAGCGTTTGGGGGTGGTCAAAACCCAGTCGATGAACATCGGCGGCCGGCTTGACGCCGGTAAGTTTGCCATCCAGATGACCATCGCCCACCACAGTTCGGCCTATGTCCATGAAAGTGAACTTATCTATACCGGCAGCCCTTGCGGCTACCTGATGACAATCGGCGGCAAAACCATCTATTTTGCCGGTGATACTGCAGTCTTTCAGGATATGGCGGCAATTGGCAGCAATGGTATTCATGTTGCCCTGCTGCCCATCGGTGATCTGTATACCATGGGTCCTGAGGCTGCCAGAGAAGCAGTGGAACTGCTGCAGCCGGATCTAGTGGTGCCGATGCATTATAATACCTGGGAGGTTATCAAGCAGAATCCCCATGAGTTTGTCGACTCGCTCGACCGCTATGGTTGCCGCGGAGTCGTTTTGCATCCCGGAGAAAGCATGGTGCTCCAGTGA
- a CDS encoding LD-carboxypeptidase, whose product MSDGERKSSCDSGEQMHRPPPLRPAAVIGIIAPSSPVKDDLLIRGRQYLSQAGYHTVVGDSIAERQHHLAGTDEQRLADIYRMFNDSGVDAVFAARGGFGCAKLLDRLDYTVFSGQPKLLVGYSDITALQLALWQHSRLPTISGPMVAVEMARPGMINEPLFWGLLGGVPLAETSAMMSRYLNEWVAFDRPQPIKGRLLGGTLSVIASLAGSRFLPDFSNAVLILEEHGERLYRLDRYLTQLRLAGVFAKVSMVILGQMLLPDQEEQPLLAPFLRNFFANDHFPVVYNFRYGHCSNSFIFPQGATASIDLPACRITLLDHCVSLAS is encoded by the coding sequence TTGAGTGATGGAGAAAGAAAAAGTAGCTGCGATAGCGGTGAACAGATGCACCGGCCGCCGCCGCTTCGTCCTGCGGCGGTCATTGGCATCATTGCGCCGTCAAGTCCGGTTAAGGATGATCTGCTGATTCGTGGTCGGCAGTATCTCTCGCAAGCTGGTTATCATACGGTGGTAGGTGACAGTATTGCCGAGCGTCAACACCATCTGGCCGGCACGGACGAACAACGCCTGGCGGATATTTACCGGATGTTCAACGATTCCGGCGTTGACGCTGTTTTTGCCGCCCGTGGCGGATTCGGTTGTGCAAAACTCCTTGACAGGCTTGATTATACGGTTTTTTCCGGTCAGCCAAAGCTGCTGGTAGGCTATAGTGATATTACCGCCCTGCAGCTGGCGCTCTGGCAGCATAGCCGCCTGCCAACCATCTCCGGTCCCATGGTTGCCGTCGAGATGGCCCGTCCGGGGATGATCAACGAGCCCTTATTCTGGGGTCTGCTGGGCGGTGTGCCGCTGGCTGAGACCAGTGCCATGATGAGCCGGTATCTCAATGAGTGGGTTGCCTTTGACCGGCCACAGCCAATCAAAGGTCGATTGTTGGGAGGAACACTCAGCGTCATCGCGTCACTGGCCGGCAGCCGATTTCTGCCGGATTTCAGCAATGCCGTACTCATTCTGGAAGAACATGGGGAGCGCCTGTATCGCCTGGACCGCTATCTGACCCAGCTGCGGCTGGCCGGGGTGTTCGCAAAGGTGTCCATGGTGATCCTGGGACAGATGCTGCTGCCTGACCAGGAGGAACAGCCGTTGTTGGCTCCGTTTTTGCGCAACTTTTTTGCCAATGATCACTTCCCGGTTGTTTATAATTTCCGCTATGGCCACTGTTCCAACAGCTTTATCTTCCCCCAGGGGGCGACGGCGAGCATTGATCTGCCGGCCTGCCGGATAACCTTGCTCGACCATTGTGTCAGTCTGGCGTCATAA
- a CDS encoding CvpA family protein — MNTLDSFIIIVILVSVLMGFYKGFFAEMVALVGLLVSIVLASRYYQVLAPHLEDFITIKPLASFISFMLILFATMLAFSVLRMAIKKATIQMEMGWADHLLGLLLGLVKGLFFSSIVVLMIISVWGGDIRLIRGSQAVPIISKFSQITAGLLPDTLKKSIIRQFQDK, encoded by the coding sequence ATGAATACGCTTGATTCATTTATCATTATTGTCATCCTTGTCTCCGTGCTGATGGGATTCTACAAGGGGTTTTTTGCCGAAATGGTTGCCCTCGTAGGACTGCTGGTCAGCATCGTTCTCGCCAGCCGCTACTATCAGGTGCTAGCGCCCCACCTGGAGGATTTTATCACCATTAAGCCACTGGCCAGTTTCATCTCGTTCATGCTTATCCTTTTTGCCACCATGCTTGCCTTTTCAGTGCTGCGCATGGCGATCAAGAAGGCCACCATTCAGATGGAGATGGGATGGGCTGACCATCTGCTGGGATTGCTTTTAGGGTTGGTGAAAGGACTCTTTTTCTCCTCGATTGTCGTTCTAATGATCATCTCCGTCTGGGGCGGCGATATACGACTGATCAGAGGTTCCCAGGCGGTTCCCATTATTAGTAAATTTTCCCAGATAACAGCCGGTTTATTGCCGGATACCTTGAAAAAATCCATAATAAGGCAGTTTCAGGATAAATAG
- a CDS encoding DUF523 domain-containing protein: MNFPLVVSACMMGIRCRYDGTVKTNERLVRFCREHAVPLVPLCPEQLGGLPTPRPAACFSGGDGSAVLRGNARLSIPSGGDVSDAFRLGAQQALHVAQSVGASGAILKEKSPSCGVHLIYCSDTLVAGCGVTTALFKENGLSIWTADEFIAAGSQPAGAENP, translated from the coding sequence ATGAATTTTCCGCTGGTGGTCAGTGCCTGCATGATGGGCATCAGGTGCCGATACGACGGCACGGTTAAAACCAATGAGCGGCTGGTGCGGTTTTGCCGCGAGCACGCTGTGCCACTGGTTCCCCTCTGTCCGGAACAGCTTGGAGGTCTGCCAACCCCCAGGCCGGCGGCCTGTTTCAGCGGCGGTGACGGTAGCGCGGTACTCAGGGGGAATGCCCGACTTTCCATCCCTTCCGGGGGTGATGTGAGTGATGCCTTCAGGCTTGGGGCTCAACAGGCGTTGCATGTTGCCCAGAGCGTCGGGGCAAGCGGGGCGATTTTAAAGGAAAAAAGTCCATCCTGCGGCGTTCATCTTATTTACTGCAGCGACACCCTGGTTGCCGGCTGCGGTGTAACCACGGCCCTGTTCAAAGAGAACGGTCTTTCCATCTGGACAGCGGATGAATTCATAGCTGCCGGCAGCCAACCAGCCGGTGCGGAGAACCCTTGA
- the bioA gene encoding adenosylmethionine--8-amino-7-oxononanoate transaminase gives MDSTLKELDQHYIWKPFTQMKEQQPAIIIDRGEGIYLYDQENKRYIDGISSWWVNIHGHNHPVLNEALHQQVDKIAHCALAGLSHEPAILLAKELVDVLPAGLEHVFYSDNGSTAVEVALKMSFQYWQNRGFSQKTTFLALEHAYHGDTLGAVSVGGIDMYHQIFRPLLFPAMHAPAPCCYRCPANKEVSTCSQECLSFLETVLAEQADRICGIIIEPMVMAVAGMFVYPAAYLKKLRHLCDMYDVHLIADEVAVAFGRTAAMFACEHAGITPDLICMAKGLTGGYMPLAVTGATDAIFQAFWGDYDQGKTFFHGHSYTGNPLAAAVGLRNLEYFREAKIVDGVRKKADYFQRQLQKFRELDHVGDVRGIGLIGAVELVADRHGKKSYPPAERVGKQVTDLCVTNGAYLRPLGDVVYFIPPLCIEKHQIDELFAIAYDAINLVTKKIAG, from the coding sequence ATGGACTCAACACTCAAAGAACTGGATCAGCACTATATCTGGAAACCCTTTACCCAGATGAAGGAACAGCAGCCGGCGATCATCATCGACCGGGGAGAAGGGATATATCTCTATGATCAGGAAAACAAGCGCTACATCGACGGCATCTCCTCGTGGTGGGTTAATATTCATGGCCATAACCACCCGGTATTGAATGAGGCGCTGCATCAGCAGGTTGATAAAATTGCCCACTGTGCTCTGGCTGGGCTTTCCCACGAACCGGCAATCCTCCTGGCAAAAGAGCTGGTTGACGTCCTGCCGGCAGGCCTGGAACATGTTTTTTATTCAGACAATGGTTCAACAGCGGTCGAAGTCGCGTTGAAAATGTCCTTTCAGTATTGGCAGAATCGGGGCTTTTCGCAAAAAACAACGTTTCTGGCACTGGAGCATGCCTACCATGGAGACACGCTGGGGGCGGTCAGCGTCGGTGGCATCGACATGTACCATCAGATTTTTCGCCCCCTGCTGTTTCCGGCTATGCATGCGCCGGCCCCCTGCTGTTATCGTTGCCCCGCCAATAAAGAGGTCAGCACCTGCAGTCAGGAATGTCTATCCTTTCTTGAAACCGTACTTGCGGAACAGGCGGACAGGATATGCGGGATTATCATTGAGCCGATGGTCATGGCGGTGGCCGGCATGTTTGTTTATCCGGCTGCCTACCTGAAAAAGTTGCGCCATTTGTGTGATATGTATGACGTCCACCTGATTGCTGATGAGGTGGCTGTAGCTTTCGGCCGGACGGCAGCCATGTTTGCTTGTGAACACGCCGGCATTACACCGGATCTCATCTGCATGGCCAAAGGTTTGACCGGCGGCTATATGCCTCTGGCGGTGACCGGGGCAACAGATGCCATTTTTCAGGCTTTTTGGGGTGATTACGATCAGGGAAAAACGTTTTTTCATGGTCACAGCTATACCGGCAACCCGCTGGCAGCGGCAGTCGGATTACGCAACCTGGAATATTTCCGGGAAGCCAAGATTGTCGACGGAGTACGTAAGAAAGCGGACTACTTTCAACGGCAACTGCAGAAATTCCGGGAACTTGACCATGTGGGAGACGTGCGGGGCATAGGTCTTATCGGTGCCGTTGAACTGGTTGCCGACCGTCATGGCAAAAAGTCCTATCCGCCGGCGGAGAGGGTGGGTAAGCAGGTGACTGACCTGTGCGTCACAAACGGCGCCTATCTGCGGCCATTGGGCGATGTGGTCTACTTCATTCCCCCGTTGTGTATTGAAAAGCACCAGATTGATGAGCTGTTTGCCATTGCCTATGATGCCATTAATCTGGTTACCAAAAAGATTGCGGGATGA